Proteins from one Coturnix japonica isolate 7356 chromosome 5, Coturnix japonica 2.1, whole genome shotgun sequence genomic window:
- the PSMC1 gene encoding 26S proteasome regulatory subunit 4 isoform X1, whose product MEEEFIRNQEQMKPLEEKQEEERSKVDDLRGTPMSVGTLEEIIDDNHAIVSTSVGSEHYVSILSFVDKDLLEPGCSVLLNHKVHAVIGVLMDDTDPLVTVMKVEKAPQETYADIGGLDNQIQEIKESVELPLTHPEYYEEMGIKPPKGVILYGPPGTGKTLLAKAVANQTSATFLRVVGSELIQKYLGDGPKLVRELFRVAEEHAPSIVFIDEIDAIGTKRYDSNSGGEREIQRTMLELLNQLDGFDSRGDVKVIMATNRIETLDPALIRPGRIDRKIEFPLPDEKTKKRIFQIHTSRMTLADDVTLDELIMAKDDLSGADIKAICTEAGLMALRERRMKVTNEDFKKSKENVLYKKQEGTPEGLYL is encoded by the exons GAGGAAAGATCAAAGGTGGACGATCTGAGGGGGACACCAATGTCAGTGGGTACCTTGGAGGAGATCATTGATGACAACCATGCCATCGTGTCCACGTCGGTGGGATCAGAACACTACGTCAGTATTCTGTCTTTTGTGGACAAGGATTTGCTAGAGCCgggctgctctgttctgctAAACCATAAG GTTCACGCTGTGATTGGAGTCCTGATGGATGACACAGATCCTTTAGTGACCGTGATGAAAGTTGAGAAAGCTCCTCAAGAGACGTATGCTGACATTGGTGGCCTTGACAACCAGATTCAGGAAATCAAG GAGTCTGTGGAGCTTCCCCTCACCCACCCTGAGTACTATGAAGAGATGGGTATAAAACCACCCAAAGGCGTCATTCTGTACGGCCCCCCTGGCACAG GTAAAACTTTACTGGCCAAAGCAGTAGCAAACCAAACGTCAGCAACCTTCCTGAGAGTTGTTGGTTCCGAGCTCATCCAGAAGTACTTGGGTGACGGCCCCAAGCTGGTGCGTGAGCTGTTCCGCGTGGCTGAAGAGCACGCGCCATCCATTGTCTTCATTGATGAGATCGATGCCATTGGTACAAAGAG GTACGACTCAAATTCTGGGGGTGAGAGGGAGATCCAGCGTACaatgctggagctgctgaacCAGCTGGATGGGTTCGACTCTCGTGGGGATGTTAAAGTCATCATGGCCACAAACAGAATAGAAACTCTGGATCCAGCTTTAATTAGGCCAG GACGTATCGACAGGAAAATAGAGTTCCCTCTGCCTGACGAGAAAACCAAGAAACGCATCTTTCAGATTCACACCAGCAGGATGACGCTGGCAGATGACGTGACTTTGGACGAGCTGATTATGGCAaaagatgatctcagtggtgCAGATATTAAG GCGATTTGTACAGAAGCTGGGTTGATGGCTTTGAGGGAACGGCGAATGAAGGTAACAAATGAAGACTTCAAAAAGTCTAAAGAGAACGTTCTCTATAAGAAGCAGGAGGGAACCCCAGAGGGACTGTATCTTTAA
- the NRDE2 gene encoding nuclear exosome regulator NRDE2 isoform X1 codes for MALFPAFAGAPEPGEAPAGSSEGSRRELDWLSNPSFSTEDALLLHQRTTEAANLAPEKSPLVRSTSRSGLSGESDTDESLKKSSKKRKKKKKKHHHYKTKKKAKGDSSSSESDLDTKHIKDKAAANLDDKTSNLTSNRFVWLDDVKAFTEETFRIDKKSDPSNWAYKSLYRGDIARYKRRGESCLGIDAKKQCIAWDNPTSEKKQLQKRPERYFSKSNVKTLNIDGIPVCNRSSPSDPAAFIPVFHAETSDPSDTTEVNPLGIYDPSTTEWLQGKGYKGEEHEPVNTQQAFQEPGINVNPILMAKVEEHNKKVRENPRDVQAWMNFVSFQDELMRGPSPYASTGEQEVRRKSLKLVLEKKLAILERAIESNPSNVELKLARLNVCTEFWESPAVIKEWQKLIFIHPNNPELWKKYLLFCQSQFSTFSVSKINSLYGKCLTTLAAVQDGSMVSHPPLPGTEEAMLAIFIQQCHFLRQAGHSEKAVSLFQALIDFTFFKPDSVKDLPTKGQVEFFEPFWDSGKPRIGEKGARGWRAWMHQQEKGGWVAVDNPDDDDEEEIDEDEEIKDKTRPKWHIWMDIEYSRESRHWLPWRPDKTKNQAEEDCEDPERQVLFDDLGPSLIQLSNPDIQRQLLYSFLQFLGVPCINKLFPPSLYIAMDENNIFDNVLSDEKPLTCIDTPLSGFSSIGHMDTMQRRRHHIGHRKDGEEFIQNVFHALSPLFSGKEKSNLSVCWLQYEISKVVQCIQTKKKKKLKAQGRKSKKLAKNLLKAPDNRNNLALWKLYAYLEWLLGNTDDARKVFDTALCTAGTGGLKSPQLCSLSLLYAQLEVELLQSLEGAVTSRAVHILTKLAESRPYAPYSGQVLSVSVLKARKTYEHALQDCLNKAPVSDQDRTSHSNQLVNLVGCYTVFQYLTVGIDAAELVCAQALEKLEAPHPQKRENAAETPSIQHSPTALEAVTLLRANLLRFHMKISVYPLNPLREALTEALKWFPSNQALWRAYIQSQRKSHSASKARRFFDGVTRSTNSLEPWLFAIQAEQMRKKLIENVQRADVGEVFSTIPETGLTNRIISLFEHATQSENGTHCPLLWRMYLNFLVSVGKIERSKGLFYKAIQNCPWAKVLYMDAVEYFPEQLQETLDLMTEKELRVRVPMEELDLLLEV; via the exons AATTGGACTGGCTTAGTAATCCAAGTTTCTCTACGGAAGATGCCCTGTTACTGCATCAGCGCACTACAGAAGCTGCAAATCTTGCCCCTGAAAAATCACCACTAGTCAG GAGTACTTCAAGATCAGGTTTATCAGGGGAAAGTGATACAGATGAAAGCCTGAAAAAGTCAagtaagaagaggaaaaagaaaaagaaaaagcatcaccACTataagacaaaaaagaaagccaagggGGACTCCAGTAGCAGTGAATCAGACCTGGACACAAAGCACATTAAGGACAAAGCTGCAGCAAA TCTAGATGATAAAACATCAAATCTTACCAGCAACCGCTTTGTTTGGCTGGATGATGTCAAGGCTTTCACAGAAGAAACTTTCAGAATAGACAAAAAATCAGACCCTTCAAACTGGGCCTACAAATCCCTGTATCGAGGGGACATTGCAAG gTACAAAAGGAGAGGAGAGTCCTGTCTTGGCATAGATGCAAAGAAGCAGTGTATAGCTTGGGACAACCCAACatcagaaaagaagcaattgCAGAAGCGACCTGAGCGCTACTTCTCAAAGAGCAATGTGAAGACTCTGAACATAGATGGGATTCCTGTTTGCAATAGAAGTTCTCCATCTGACCCAGCTGCATTTATACCAGTTTTCCATGCGGAAACCAGTGATCCTTCTGACACAACAGAGGTAAATCCTCTTGGGATTTATGATCCATCAACTACAGAGTGGCTACAAGGAAAAGGGTACAAAGGTGAAGAACATGAGCCTGTAAATACGCAGCAGGCGTTTCAAGAGCCTGGGATAAATGTTAACCCCATTCTAATGGCAAAAGTGGAAGAACATAATAAGAAAGTCAGAGAAAACCCAAGAGATGTTCAGGCTTGGatgaattttgtttcatttcag GATGAATTAATGAGAGGACCTAGCCCTTATGCCAGTACGGGAGAGCAGGaagtaagaagaaaatcactgaaGTTAGTCTTGGAGAAGAAACTAGCTATTTTAGAGAGGGCAATTGAAAGCAATCCAAGTAACGTTGAGCTGAAACTCGCCAGGCTGAACGTTTGCACGGAATTCTGGGAATCACCAGCTGTGATCAAAGAATGGCAGAAGCTGATCTTCATACATCCCAATAATCCAGAGCTGTGGAAGAAATATCTCCTGTTCTGCCAAAGTCAATTCAGTACCTTTTCTGTCTCAAAAATCAATAGCCTCTATGGAAAATGTTTGACTACCCTGGCAGCTGTACAGGATGGCAGCATGGTATCACATCCTCCACTGCCTGGCACAGAAGAAGCTATGCTTG CTATATTTATTCAGCAGTGCCACTTTCTGAGACAAGCTGGCCACTCCGAGAAGGCAGTGTCTTTGTTTCAGGCTCTGATTGACTTCACTTTCTTTAAACCTGACAGCGTAAAGGATCTGCCAACAAAGGGACAG GTGGAATTCTTTGAGCCCTTTTGGGATAGTGGAAAACCACGAATTGGAGAAAAAGGAGCAAGAGGCTGGAGAGCATGGATGCACCAACAAGAAAAGGGTGGCTGGGTTGCTGTTGACAATCCTG atgatgatgatgaagaagagatagatgaggatgaagaaataaaggataaaaCTCGCCCCAAGTGGCACATTTGGATGGATATTGAATATTCTCGTGAATCAAGACATTGGTTACCTTGGAGGccagacaaaaccaaaaatcaagCAGAAGAAGACTGTGAAGATCCAGAAAGACAG gtattATTTGATGATCTTGGGCCATCTTTAATCCAGCTTTCTAATCCAGACATTCAGCGTCAATTACTGTATTCATTTTTGCAATTCCTGGGGGTTCCATGTATAAATAAACTCTTTCCTCCCAGCCTCTATATTGCCATGGATGAAAATAATATCTTTGACAATGTGCTTTCTGATGAAAAGCCACTGACTTGTATTGATACGCCACTCTCTGGATTCAGCAGTATTGGTCACATGGACACAATGCAAAGGAGGAGACATCATATAGGCCACCGTAAAGATGGAGAGGAGTTCATACAGAATGTTTTTCATGCTCTATCCCCACTgttttcaggaaaggaaaaatcaaaccTGTCCGTTTGTTGGTTACAGTATGAAATATCGAAG GTAGTTCAGTGtatccaaacaaaaaagaagaagaagctgAAAGCTCAAgggaggaaaagtaaaaaattgGCCAAGAATCTCCTTAAAGCACCTGACAACAGAAATAACCTTGCTCTCTGGAAACTCTACGCCTACCTGGAATGGCTGCTTGGTAACACTGATGATGCTAGGAAGGTGTTTGACACAGCCCTTtgcacagcagggacaggaggACTGAAGAGCCCCCAGCTGTGCAGCCTCAGTCTGCTTTATGCTCAGCTGGAAGTGGAGCTACTGCAAAGTCTAGAAGGAGCTGTTACCTCACGTGCTGTGCATATATTGACCAAATTGGCTGAAAGCAGACCATACGCACCCTACAGTGGACAAGTGTTATCTGTCAGTGTCTTGAAAGCTCGTAAGACATACGAGCATGCACTGCAAGATTGTTTAAATAAAGCACCGGTTTCTGATCAGGACCGGACAAGTCATTCTAATCAACTGGTTAACTTAGTTGGCTGTTACACAGTGTTCCAGTATTTGACTGTCGGAATTGATGCTGCAGAATTAGTGTGTGCGCAGGCTTTAGAAAAGCTTGAAGCTCCTCATCCACAGAAACGTGAGAATGCTGCAGAGACTCCCAGCATTCAGCATTCTCCCACTGCTCTCGAGGCTGTCACACTGCTGCGTGCCAATTTACTCCGATTCCACATGAAAATTAGCGTTTATCCTTTGAATCCTTTGCGAGAAGCTCTAACAGAGGCCCTCAAATGGTTTCCTAGCAACCAGGCTCTATGGAGAGCATACATCCAGAGCCAGAGGAAGTCTCACAGTGCTAGCAAGGCACGAAGGTTTTTTGATGGTGTCACAAGGTCCACTAACTCCTTAGAGCCGTGGCTGTTTGCCATCCAAGCAgagcagatgagaaaaaaacttATTGAGAATGTCCAGAG GGCAGATGTTGGGGAAGTATTTTCTACTATTCCTGAAACTGGGTTAACAAATAGGATTATCTCTCTATTTGAACACGCGACTCAGAGtgaaaatggcacccactgccCATTGCTGTGGAGAATGTATCTGAACTTTCTG GTTTCAGttggaaaaatagaaagaagtaAAGGATTGTTTTATAAAGCCATTCAGAACTGTCCTTGGGCAAAG GTACTGTACATGGACGCAGTGGAGTACTttcctgagcagctgcaggagacaCTTGATCTCATGACTGAAAAAGAACTAAGAGTGCGGGTACCTATGGAAGAGCTGGATCTACTACTGGAGGTTTAG
- the NRDE2 gene encoding nuclear exosome regulator NRDE2 isoform X2, with translation MALFPAFAGAPEPGEAPAGSSEGSRRELDWLSNPSFSTEDALLLHQRTTEAANLAPEKSPLVRSTSRSGLSGESDTDESLKKSSKKRKKKKKKHHHYKTKKKAKGDSSSSESDLDTKHIKDKAAANLDDKTSNLTSNRFVWLDDVKAFTEETFRIDKKSDPSNWAYKSLYRGDIARYKRRGESCLGIDAKKQCIAWDNPTSEKKQLQKRPERYFSKSNVKTLNIDGIPVCNRSSPSDPAAFIPVFHAETSDPSDTTEVNPLGIYDPSTTEWLQGKGYKGEEHEPVNTQQAFQEPGINVNPILMAKVEEHNKKVRENPRDVQAWMNFVSFQDELMRGPSPYASTGEQEVRRKSLKLVLEKKLAILERAIESNPSNVELKLARLNVCTEFWESPAVIKEWQKLIFIHPNNPELWKKYLLFCQSQFSTFSVSKINSLYGKCLTTLAAVQDGSMVSHPPLPGTEEAMLAIFIQQCHFLRQAGHSEKAVSLFQALIDFTFFKPDSVKDLPTKGQVEFFEPFWDSGKPRIGEKGARGWRAWMHQQEKGGWVAVDNPDDDDEEEIDEDEEIKDKTRPKWHIWMDIEYSRESRHWLPWRPDKTKNQAEEDCEDPERQVLFDDLGPSLIQLSNPDIQRQLLYSFLQFLGVPCINKLFPPSLYIAMDENNIFDNVLSDEKPLTCIDTPLSGFSSIGHMDTMQRRRHHIGHRKDGEEFIQNVFHALSPLFSGKEKSNLSVCWLQYEISKVVQCIQTKKKKKLKAQGRKSKKLAKNLLKAPDNRNNLALWKLYAYLEWLLGNTDDARKVFDTALCTAGTGGLKSPQLCSLSLLYAQLEVELLQSLEGAVTSRAVHILTKLAESRPYAPYSGQVLSVSVLKARKTYEHALQDCLNKAPVSDQDRTSHSNQLVNLVGCYTVFQYLTVGIDAAELVCAQALEKLEAPHPQKRENAAETPSIQHSPTALEAVTLLRANLLRFHMKISVYPLNPLREALTEALKWFPSNQALWRAYIQSQRKSHSASKARRFFDGVTRSTNSLEPWLFAIQAEQMRKKLIENVQRCWGSIFYYS, from the exons AATTGGACTGGCTTAGTAATCCAAGTTTCTCTACGGAAGATGCCCTGTTACTGCATCAGCGCACTACAGAAGCTGCAAATCTTGCCCCTGAAAAATCACCACTAGTCAG GAGTACTTCAAGATCAGGTTTATCAGGGGAAAGTGATACAGATGAAAGCCTGAAAAAGTCAagtaagaagaggaaaaagaaaaagaaaaagcatcaccACTataagacaaaaaagaaagccaagggGGACTCCAGTAGCAGTGAATCAGACCTGGACACAAAGCACATTAAGGACAAAGCTGCAGCAAA TCTAGATGATAAAACATCAAATCTTACCAGCAACCGCTTTGTTTGGCTGGATGATGTCAAGGCTTTCACAGAAGAAACTTTCAGAATAGACAAAAAATCAGACCCTTCAAACTGGGCCTACAAATCCCTGTATCGAGGGGACATTGCAAG gTACAAAAGGAGAGGAGAGTCCTGTCTTGGCATAGATGCAAAGAAGCAGTGTATAGCTTGGGACAACCCAACatcagaaaagaagcaattgCAGAAGCGACCTGAGCGCTACTTCTCAAAGAGCAATGTGAAGACTCTGAACATAGATGGGATTCCTGTTTGCAATAGAAGTTCTCCATCTGACCCAGCTGCATTTATACCAGTTTTCCATGCGGAAACCAGTGATCCTTCTGACACAACAGAGGTAAATCCTCTTGGGATTTATGATCCATCAACTACAGAGTGGCTACAAGGAAAAGGGTACAAAGGTGAAGAACATGAGCCTGTAAATACGCAGCAGGCGTTTCAAGAGCCTGGGATAAATGTTAACCCCATTCTAATGGCAAAAGTGGAAGAACATAATAAGAAAGTCAGAGAAAACCCAAGAGATGTTCAGGCTTGGatgaattttgtttcatttcag GATGAATTAATGAGAGGACCTAGCCCTTATGCCAGTACGGGAGAGCAGGaagtaagaagaaaatcactgaaGTTAGTCTTGGAGAAGAAACTAGCTATTTTAGAGAGGGCAATTGAAAGCAATCCAAGTAACGTTGAGCTGAAACTCGCCAGGCTGAACGTTTGCACGGAATTCTGGGAATCACCAGCTGTGATCAAAGAATGGCAGAAGCTGATCTTCATACATCCCAATAATCCAGAGCTGTGGAAGAAATATCTCCTGTTCTGCCAAAGTCAATTCAGTACCTTTTCTGTCTCAAAAATCAATAGCCTCTATGGAAAATGTTTGACTACCCTGGCAGCTGTACAGGATGGCAGCATGGTATCACATCCTCCACTGCCTGGCACAGAAGAAGCTATGCTTG CTATATTTATTCAGCAGTGCCACTTTCTGAGACAAGCTGGCCACTCCGAGAAGGCAGTGTCTTTGTTTCAGGCTCTGATTGACTTCACTTTCTTTAAACCTGACAGCGTAAAGGATCTGCCAACAAAGGGACAG GTGGAATTCTTTGAGCCCTTTTGGGATAGTGGAAAACCACGAATTGGAGAAAAAGGAGCAAGAGGCTGGAGAGCATGGATGCACCAACAAGAAAAGGGTGGCTGGGTTGCTGTTGACAATCCTG atgatgatgatgaagaagagatagatgaggatgaagaaataaaggataaaaCTCGCCCCAAGTGGCACATTTGGATGGATATTGAATATTCTCGTGAATCAAGACATTGGTTACCTTGGAGGccagacaaaaccaaaaatcaagCAGAAGAAGACTGTGAAGATCCAGAAAGACAG gtattATTTGATGATCTTGGGCCATCTTTAATCCAGCTTTCTAATCCAGACATTCAGCGTCAATTACTGTATTCATTTTTGCAATTCCTGGGGGTTCCATGTATAAATAAACTCTTTCCTCCCAGCCTCTATATTGCCATGGATGAAAATAATATCTTTGACAATGTGCTTTCTGATGAAAAGCCACTGACTTGTATTGATACGCCACTCTCTGGATTCAGCAGTATTGGTCACATGGACACAATGCAAAGGAGGAGACATCATATAGGCCACCGTAAAGATGGAGAGGAGTTCATACAGAATGTTTTTCATGCTCTATCCCCACTgttttcaggaaaggaaaaatcaaaccTGTCCGTTTGTTGGTTACAGTATGAAATATCGAAG GTAGTTCAGTGtatccaaacaaaaaagaagaagaagctgAAAGCTCAAgggaggaaaagtaaaaaattgGCCAAGAATCTCCTTAAAGCACCTGACAACAGAAATAACCTTGCTCTCTGGAAACTCTACGCCTACCTGGAATGGCTGCTTGGTAACACTGATGATGCTAGGAAGGTGTTTGACACAGCCCTTtgcacagcagggacaggaggACTGAAGAGCCCCCAGCTGTGCAGCCTCAGTCTGCTTTATGCTCAGCTGGAAGTGGAGCTACTGCAAAGTCTAGAAGGAGCTGTTACCTCACGTGCTGTGCATATATTGACCAAATTGGCTGAAAGCAGACCATACGCACCCTACAGTGGACAAGTGTTATCTGTCAGTGTCTTGAAAGCTCGTAAGACATACGAGCATGCACTGCAAGATTGTTTAAATAAAGCACCGGTTTCTGATCAGGACCGGACAAGTCATTCTAATCAACTGGTTAACTTAGTTGGCTGTTACACAGTGTTCCAGTATTTGACTGTCGGAATTGATGCTGCAGAATTAGTGTGTGCGCAGGCTTTAGAAAAGCTTGAAGCTCCTCATCCACAGAAACGTGAGAATGCTGCAGAGACTCCCAGCATTCAGCATTCTCCCACTGCTCTCGAGGCTGTCACACTGCTGCGTGCCAATTTACTCCGATTCCACATGAAAATTAGCGTTTATCCTTTGAATCCTTTGCGAGAAGCTCTAACAGAGGCCCTCAAATGGTTTCCTAGCAACCAGGCTCTATGGAGAGCATACATCCAGAGCCAGAGGAAGTCTCACAGTGCTAGCAAGGCACGAAGGTTTTTTGATGGTGTCACAAGGTCCACTAACTCCTTAGAGCCGTGGCTGTTTGCCATCCAAGCAgagcagatgagaaaaaaacttATTGAGAATGTCCAGAG ATGTTGGGGAAGTATTTTCTACTATTCCTGA